In the Engystomops pustulosus chromosome 2, aEngPut4.maternal, whole genome shotgun sequence genome, one interval contains:
- the LOC140118913 gene encoding triggering receptor expressed on myeloid cells 2-like isoform X2, with amino-acid sequence MDRYVLQILTAVLIGISGMCLAKDITVYSGQPGETLNIICPYQKQTDRWKKKVWCKEDDVGFCQLLVSVHPYWSNFKRTNMSIDISDNYHKGILTINITNLQKSDAGVYQCRTVKFGDVNTLQRIRVQILEDQMNVNISELDNAQHIISGSQTEKEIPLMLVVIGCSLISFKLLLLGSIVIWWKRNERRPTSKPDTSQKSKTDILTPGSTALTQSHALRESPLLFTAPSRMCFWTNC; translated from the exons ATGGACAGATACGTCTTGCAAATCCTTACTGCAGTTTTAATAG GTATATCAGGCATGTGTCTGGCAAAGGACATTACTGTGTATTCTGGACAACCAGGTGAAACGCTTAATATAATTTGTCCATATCAGAAACAGACAGATCGGTGGAAGAAGAAGGTGTGGTGTAAAGAAGATGATGTTGGATTTTGTCAGCTTCTTGTTAGTGTTCATCCCTATTGGTCGAACTTCAAAAGAACAAACATGAGCATTGATATCTCCGACAACTACCATAAAGGCATTCTTACAATCAATATCACAAACCTACAAAAATCTGATGCCGGTGTTTACCAATGCAGGACAGTGAAATTTGGTGATGTTAATACTCTGCAAAGGATTCGAGTACAAATTCTTGAAGATCAAATGAATGTAAACATTTCAGAACTTGATAATGCACAGCACATCATTTCTGG aTCACAAACTGAAAAAGAAATCCCTTTGATGTTGGTTGTGATTGGATGCAGCCTTATCTCCTTCAAACTACTGCTACTGGGATCTATCGTCATCTGGTGGAAAAGGAACGAGAG GAGACCCACTTCAAAACCAGACACTTCCCAGAAGTCAAAGACTGATATTTTAACACCTGGTTCCACAGCACTAACCCAGAGTCACGCTCTAAGGGAGTCTCCATTGCTGTTCACCGCTCCATCCCGCATGTGCTTCTGGACCAATTGCTAG